The following coding sequences are from one Sporomusaceae bacterium window:
- a CDS encoding aldehyde ferredoxin oxidoreductase C-terminal domain-containing protein codes for MFYRVNMATLAVSKDDGAQYEGLGGRALSSRIVSAEVDPQAHPLGASNKLVFVTGLLSGTGAPNAGRMSLGAKSPLTGTIKESNVGGAMGNKLGRLGIRGIIVEGLASKDTAYVLKVSAAGLVVEEMPELKGLDIYDTVAKLQQKYGEKVAIGCIGTAGENKMASACVGFTDMEGAPTRQAGRGGLGAVMGSKNVKAIVADDSGTKMVPFADEAAFRAGAKKLANALLTHPVTSQGLPTYGTDVLVNILSEAGGLPTRNFSSGRFEGANNIGGETLNATAKERGGKTGHACSPGCIIRCSNIYKNKKGEVVTGGLEYESCWSLGADLGVDNLDDIAIMNRLCDDIGVDTIEMGVTIGVAMEGGVAKFGDGKAAIELIKEVGKATPLGRILGGGAELTGKTYGVRRVPTVKGQAIPAYDPRAVKGVGVTYATTTMGADHTAGYSVTANILSVGGKVDPLKPEGQVDLSRNLQIATAFIDSTALCLFVAFAVLDIPEALDGIVEMCNARFGWNKTAGDYLEMGKQVLRDERAFNAGAGIGAGDDDLPEFFRKEPLPPHNVVFDIPKKDLDTVFNF; via the coding sequence ATGTTTTACCGGGTCAACATGGCCACCCTGGCGGTGAGCAAAGACGACGGCGCGCAATACGAGGGGCTGGGCGGCAGGGCCCTCAGTTCCCGCATCGTCAGCGCCGAAGTAGATCCCCAGGCCCACCCGCTGGGAGCCAGCAACAAACTCGTCTTCGTCACCGGCCTGCTTTCGGGCACCGGCGCCCCCAACGCCGGCCGCATGTCGCTCGGCGCCAAAAGCCCGCTGACCGGCACCATCAAGGAAAGCAACGTCGGCGGCGCCATGGGCAACAAACTCGGCCGCCTCGGCATCCGCGGCATCATCGTCGAAGGCCTTGCCTCCAAAGACACCGCCTATGTCCTCAAAGTATCGGCCGCCGGCCTCGTCGTCGAGGAAATGCCCGAACTCAAAGGCCTCGACATCTACGACACCGTCGCCAAACTCCAGCAGAAATACGGCGAAAAAGTCGCCATCGGCTGTATCGGCACCGCCGGCGAAAACAAAATGGCCTCGGCCTGCGTCGGCTTCACCGACATGGAAGGCGCCCCCACGCGCCAGGCCGGCCGCGGCGGCCTCGGCGCCGTCATGGGCAGCAAAAACGTTAAAGCCATCGTCGCCGACGACAGCGGCACCAAAATGGTCCCCTTCGCCGACGAAGCCGCCTTCCGGGCCGGCGCCAAAAAACTGGCCAACGCCCTCCTGACCCACCCCGTCACCAGTCAGGGCCTGCCCACCTACGGCACCGACGTCCTCGTCAACATCCTCAGCGAAGCCGGCGGCCTGCCCACCCGCAACTTCAGCAGCGGCCGCTTCGAAGGCGCCAACAACATCGGCGGCGAGACGCTCAACGCCACCGCCAAAGAGCGCGGCGGCAAAACCGGTCACGCCTGCTCGCCCGGCTGCATCATCCGCTGCTCCAACATCTACAAAAACAAAAAAGGCGAAGTCGTCACCGGCGGCCTTGAATACGAAAGCTGCTGGTCGCTCGGCGCCGACCTCGGCGTCGACAACCTCGACGACATCGCCATCATGAACAGACTGTGCGACGACATCGGCGTCGACACCATCGAAATGGGCGTAACCATCGGCGTGGCCATGGAAGGCGGCGTAGCCAAATTCGGCGACGGCAAGGCGGCCATCGAGCTCATCAAAGAAGTCGGCAAAGCCACCCCGCTCGGCCGCATCCTCGGCGGCGGCGCCGAACTGACCGGCAAAACCTACGGCGTGCGCCGCGTGCCCACCGTCAAGGGCCAGGCCATCCCCGCCTACGACCCGCGCGCCGTCAAAGGCGTCGGCGTCACCTACGCCACCACCACCATGGGCGCCGACCACACCGCCGGCTACTCCGTCACCGCCAACATCCTCAGCGTCGGCGGCAAAGTCGACCCGCTCAAACCCGAAGGCCAGGTCGACCTGTCCCGCAACCTCCAGATCGCGACCGCCTTCATCGACAGCACCGCCCTCTGCCTGTTCGTAGCCTTCGCCGTCCTCGACATCCCCGAAGCCCTCGACGGCATCGTCGAAATGTGCAACGCCCGCTTCGGCTGGAACAAGACCGCCGGCGACTACCTCGAAATGGGCAAACAAGTGCTGCGCGACGAGCGCGCCTTCAACGCCGGCGCCGGCATCGGCGCGGGCGACGACGACCTGCCCGAGTTCTTCCGCAAAGAGCCGCTGCCGCCCCACAACGTCGTCTTCGACATCCCCAAAAAAGACCTCGACACCGTATTCAACTTCTGA
- a CDS encoding molybdopterin molybdotransferase MoeA, with product MDFFQYMPLAAAREKIAASLAGLETGRETVDLPAALGRVAAADIAALEDQPPFSRSSVDGFAVRSADTFGASETVPALLAVVGEIAMGDAADAALRPGQAVAIPTGGMLPPGADAVVMVEHTDRPDADTLLILKVAVPGENVVARGEDIAAGAVILVAGQLIAPQHIGILAACGIARVPVREQPAVAVISSGDELVDIHCAPAGGQIRDVNSYALAAMLTQAGCRVVRLGIVKDNYEDFLAVLSQAVAAHRMVVISGGSSVGARDYTVKAIGSLGAPGVLIHGVAVKPGRPTVFGMVGSVPVFGLPGHPVAAMTVCDQLVKPAVHLLLGRTGGGPPGLPASLARNIASSPGRDDFVNVRLDKQHGQYSAEPILGKSGLISTIAQADGVIHIPADKSGLYGGDAVEVTLIRTAE from the coding sequence GTGGACTTTTTCCAATACATGCCGCTCGCCGCAGCGCGCGAAAAAATCGCCGCCAGCCTGGCGGGGCTCGAAACCGGCCGGGAAACCGTCGATCTGCCCGCTGCCCTCGGCCGGGTGGCCGCCGCTGACATCGCAGCCCTTGAAGACCAGCCCCCCTTCAGCCGCTCCAGCGTCGACGGCTTTGCCGTCCGCAGCGCCGACACCTTCGGCGCGAGCGAAACCGTTCCCGCCCTCCTCGCCGTCGTCGGCGAAATCGCCATGGGCGACGCGGCCGACGCCGCCCTTCGCCCCGGCCAGGCCGTGGCCATCCCCACCGGCGGTATGCTGCCGCCCGGCGCCGACGCCGTCGTCATGGTCGAGCACACCGACCGGCCCGACGCCGACACCCTGCTCATCCTCAAAGTCGCCGTCCCCGGCGAAAACGTCGTCGCCAGAGGCGAAGACATCGCCGCCGGCGCCGTCATCCTCGTCGCCGGCCAGCTCATCGCCCCCCAGCACATCGGCATTCTCGCCGCCTGCGGCATCGCCCGCGTTCCCGTCCGCGAGCAGCCGGCCGTAGCCGTCATCTCCAGCGGCGACGAACTCGTCGACATCCACTGCGCCCCCGCCGGCGGCCAGATAAGAGACGTCAACTCCTACGCCCTCGCCGCCATGCTCACCCAGGCCGGTTGCCGCGTCGTCCGGCTGGGCATCGTAAAAGACAACTACGAAGACTTTCTTGCCGTCCTCTCCCAGGCCGTCGCCGCCCACCGCATGGTCGTCATCTCCGGCGGCAGCTCCGTCGGGGCGCGCGACTACACCGTCAAAGCCATCGGCTCATTAGGCGCGCCCGGCGTCCTCATCCACGGCGTCGCCGTCAAACCCGGCCGCCCCACCGTCTTCGGCATGGTCGGCAGCGTACCCGTCTTCGGCCTCCCCGGCCACCCCGTGGCCGCCATGACCGTCTGCGATCAGCTCGTCAAACCGGCCGTCCACCTGCTCCTCGGCCGCACTGGCGGCGGCCCGCCGGGCCTTCCCGCCAGCCTCGCCCGCAACATCGCCTCCTCGCCCGGACGCGACGACTTCGTCAACGTCCGCCTCGACAAACAACACGGACAATACAGCGCCGAACCCATCCTCGGCAAATCGGGGCTCATCAGCACCATCGCCCAAGCCGACGGCGTTATCCATATCCCGGCCGACAAGAGCGGCCTCTACGGCGGCGACGCCGTCGAAGTGACGCTCATCCGGACCGCGGAGTAA
- a CDS encoding molybdopterin biosynthesis protein, with translation MRKNKAYLNCLSRRQAQELWRQSLEAGGCFAAPPTETIAVDAALGRVTASSVYAKNSVPHYNGAAMDGIAVWAPDTFGAQETAPRRLTLLSAAKPFAPGGCYMVDTGDAMPAGTNAVIMIEDVHIDGAAAEITAAASPWQHVRIIGEDIVAQEMVVPEHRVITPVDIAALLAAGLETIEVVRKPRVAVIPTGDELVATSAELRPGAILDVNSHMLAAAVLSWGGEPVRLPIVRDNGQAIKQTVFASLQTCDMVVINAGTSAGREDYTADVLAELGEVLVHGVAIKPGKPVVLALCQGKPVIGLPGYPVSAMLTAELFVRDILLARQKLPVPEPTPVEAALVKQVASAIGVEEYIRVSLGSIRGKTVAAPQARGAGLISSLTKAQGLIVVDEASTGLAAGAVLPVTPLGRVRAADTILAVGSHDMALDILGVHLRRRSGNLSLACANVGSMGGMMAIRNNEAHIAGIHLLDAATGEYNISQVAKFLPGGDWRLVHMAMRQQGLIVPAGNPRGITDLADLAGPGVVFVNRQRGSGTRMLLDYRLGQAGIDPEAIAGYEKEVGTHMAVAASVAAGAADAGLGVQAAALALGLDFIPVAQEQYDLILNFAADDARGQYIIDILRSDEFRREIEALGGYDLEGAGRIIAAGAGGVPDRR, from the coding sequence ATGCGCAAAAACAAAGCCTACCTCAACTGCCTATCGCGCCGGCAGGCGCAGGAACTCTGGCGGCAAAGCCTCGAAGCCGGCGGCTGCTTCGCCGCGCCACCCACCGAAACAATCGCCGTTGACGCCGCCCTCGGCAGAGTCACCGCCTCCTCGGTCTACGCCAAAAACTCCGTGCCCCACTACAACGGCGCCGCCATGGACGGCATCGCCGTCTGGGCCCCCGACACCTTCGGCGCCCAAGAGACCGCCCCTCGCCGCCTCACCCTGCTCAGCGCCGCCAAGCCCTTCGCACCCGGCGGCTGCTACATGGTCGACACCGGCGACGCCATGCCGGCCGGCACAAACGCCGTCATAATGATCGAAGATGTCCACATCGACGGCGCTGCGGCCGAGATCACCGCCGCCGCCTCTCCCTGGCAGCACGTCCGCATCATCGGCGAAGACATCGTCGCCCAGGAGATGGTCGTCCCCGAACACCGCGTCATCACCCCGGTCGACATCGCCGCCCTGCTCGCCGCCGGCCTGGAAACGATCGAAGTCGTCAGAAAACCCCGCGTCGCCGTAATACCCACCGGCGACGAACTCGTCGCCACCAGCGCCGAACTCAGGCCCGGCGCCATCCTCGACGTCAACTCCCACATGCTTGCGGCCGCCGTCCTCTCCTGGGGCGGCGAGCCCGTCCGCCTGCCCATCGTCCGCGACAACGGCCAGGCCATCAAACAAACCGTCTTCGCCAGCCTCCAGACCTGCGACATGGTCGTCATCAACGCCGGCACCTCCGCCGGCCGCGAAGACTACACCGCCGACGTCCTCGCCGAGCTGGGCGAAGTCCTCGTCCACGGCGTAGCCATCAAACCCGGCAAACCCGTCGTCCTCGCCCTCTGCCAGGGCAAACCGGTGATCGGCCTGCCCGGCTACCCCGTCTCCGCCATGCTCACCGCCGAACTTTTCGTCCGCGACATCCTGCTCGCCCGGCAGAAACTGCCCGTCCCCGAGCCGACCCCCGTCGAAGCCGCCCTCGTCAAACAAGTCGCCTCCGCCATCGGCGTCGAAGAATACATCAGAGTATCGCTCGGCAGCATACGCGGCAAAACGGTCGCCGCTCCCCAGGCGCGGGGCGCCGGCCTCATATCCTCCCTTACAAAAGCCCAGGGCCTCATCGTCGTCGACGAAGCCAGCACCGGCCTCGCCGCCGGCGCCGTCCTGCCCGTGACGCCGCTCGGCCGCGTCCGGGCCGCCGACACCATCCTGGCCGTCGGCAGCCACGACATGGCCCTCGACATCCTCGGCGTCCACCTCCGCCGCCGGTCGGGCAACCTCTCCCTCGCCTGCGCCAACGTCGGCAGCATGGGCGGCATGATGGCCATCCGCAACAACGAAGCCCATATCGCCGGCATCCACCTCCTCGACGCCGCCACCGGGGAATACAACATCTCCCAGGTCGCAAAATTCCTTCCCGGCGGCGACTGGCGGCTAGTCCACATGGCCATGCGCCAGCAGGGCCTCATCGTCCCCGCCGGCAACCCGCGGGGCATAACCGACCTCGCCGACCTCGCCGGCCCCGGCGTCGTCTTCGTCAACAGGCAGCGCGGCTCAGGCACGCGCATGCTGCTCGACTACCGCCTCGGCCAGGCCGGCATCGACCCGGAGGCGATCGCCGGCTACGAAAAAGAAGTCGGCACCCACATGGCCGTCGCGGCCTCAGTCGCCGCCGGCGCGGCCGACGCCGGCCTCGGCGTCCAGGCAGCCGCCCTCGCCCTCGGCCTCGACTTCATCCCCGTCGCCCAGGAACAATACGACCTCATCCTCAACTTCGCCGCCGACGACGCGCGCGGCCAGTACATCATCGACATCCTGCGCAGCGATGAATTCCGCCGCGAGATCGAAGCCCTCGGCGGCTACGACCTGGAGGGCGCAGGCCGGATAATCGCCGCCGGCGCCGGCGGAGTGCCGGACCGCCGATAA
- a CDS encoding MoaD/ThiS family protein — protein sequence MTGTIELRAFMGLADTFRERGWDNPRQVGLDGPTSGYELLAMLDIPVEQVEGIFINGKVSLPPVAVVNPGDRVALAPPGIPGPYRVLLGFKRKLPGEGE from the coding sequence ATGACAGGCACAATCGAGCTCAGGGCCTTCATGGGCCTCGCCGACACCTTCCGCGAACGCGGCTGGGACAACCCCCGCCAGGTCGGCCTCGACGGCCCCACCAGCGGCTACGAACTCCTCGCCATGCTCGACATCCCCGTCGAGCAAGTCGAAGGCATCTTCATCAACGGCAAAGTCTCCCTGCCGCCCGTCGCCGTCGTCAACCCCGGCGACCGCGTGGCCCTCGCGCCGCCAGGCATCCCCGGCCCGTACCGCGTGCTGCTCGGCTTCAAACGCAAACTGCCTGGCGAAGGAGAATAG
- a CDS encoding MoaD/ThiS family protein, producing MRLEIRLYATLRQAVPASPDGVVPLDIPDGATVAQVLGLIKIDPADVRMIMVNGVAAELGQTLRDGDRLGLFPPLGGG from the coding sequence ATGCGGCTCGAAATACGTCTATACGCCACCCTGCGCCAGGCGGTCCCGGCCTCGCCCGACGGCGTCGTCCCCCTCGACATCCCCGACGGCGCCACCGTCGCCCAGGTGCTGGGCCTCATCAAAATCGACCCCGCCGATGTCCGCATGATAATGGTCAACGGCGTTGCCGCCGAACTCGGCCAGACACTAAGGGACGGCGACCGCCTCGGCCTCTTCCCGCCGCTGGGCGGTGGCTGA
- a CDS encoding HesA/MoeB/ThiF family protein, producing MGRAETLAMLAAGQVPERYLRNIGTIGAAGQARLLEAKVAVVGAGGLGGTIVELLARQGIGYLKVIDGDAFAAHNLNRQLLAAENNLGANKAIAAAARVAAINSDVAVDAVPRMLDADNAAGLLAGIDIVVDALDNIATRLLLGQTARDLGIPLVHGAIAGFTGQIATILPGDPGLDRIYKLCAGQAKGIENALGNPAATPALAASLQVQEVVKLLTGVGRPLSRQLLYFDTELNLFEIFTLG from the coding sequence ATGGGCCGCGCAGAAACGCTCGCCATGCTCGCCGCCGGCCAGGTGCCCGAACGCTACCTGCGCAACATCGGCACCATCGGCGCCGCCGGCCAGGCGCGCCTGCTTGAAGCCAAAGTCGCCGTCGTCGGCGCCGGCGGCCTCGGCGGCACCATCGTCGAACTGCTTGCCAGGCAGGGGATAGGGTACCTCAAAGTCATCGACGGCGACGCCTTCGCCGCCCACAACCTCAACCGCCAGCTCCTGGCCGCCGAAAACAACCTCGGCGCGAATAAAGCAATCGCCGCCGCCGCGCGGGTCGCGGCCATCAACAGCGACGTCGCCGTCGACGCCGTGCCCCGCATGCTCGACGCCGACAACGCCGCCGGCCTCCTCGCCGGCATCGACATCGTCGTCGACGCCCTCGACAACATCGCCACCCGGCTGCTGCTCGGCCAAACCGCCCGCGACCTCGGCATCCCCCTCGTCCATGGCGCCATCGCCGGCTTCACCGGCCAGATCGCCACCATCCTCCCCGGCGACCCCGGACTCGACAGAATCTACAAACTGTGCGCCGGCCAGGCCAAAGGCATCGAAAACGCCCTCGGCAACCCGGCCGCCACCCCGGCCCTCGCCGCCTCGCTCCAGGTGCAGGAAGTCGTCAAACTCCTCACCGGCGTCGGCCGGCCGCTAAGCCGCCAACTGCTCTACTTCGACACCGAGCTTAACCTCTTCGAAATCTTCACCCTCGGCTGA